Proteins encoded together in one Prunus dulcis chromosome 3, ALMONDv2, whole genome shotgun sequence window:
- the LOC117622799 gene encoding LOW QUALITY PROTEIN: putative pentatricopeptide repeat-containing protein At5g08490 (The sequence of the model RefSeq protein was modified relative to this genomic sequence to represent the inferred CDS: deleted 3 bases in 2 codons), with translation MLKFFNVSDINQRCARAVCGYASTRFHNIIRSYSIHVRRNETLYLLLQSCQSSSGFKPNYQVLSAILKSCAALLAINFGKALHGYVVKQGHLSCHSISKALLNMYAKCAALGDCKTLFGQMGYSDPVIWNIVLSGFSASRNYDAEVMRLFHEMRLDGKAKPTSVTIAIFLPVCARLGDLHAGKSVHSYVMKSGLEKDVLVGNALISMYSKCGLVSGDAYAVFNSITDKDVVSWNAIIAGFAENSFINDAYKLFSWMLKGPVEPNYATIANILAVCASLDKDVAYCSGREIHCYVLRRNELAADVSVCNALVSFYLQLGRMQEAESLFHRMKSRDLVSWNAIIAGYASNREWSKALELFGKLLALQMIRPDSVSVVSILPACAHLQNLEVGKKIHGCILRHPSLFEATAVGNAMVSFYSKCYKIEAAFKTFLMILRRDLISWNTMLVAFAEIGHSTEFLNLLDDMLRDGMRPDHITILTIIQFCAAISRVGKVKEIHSYSIRAGFLCNDIEPTIANAILDAYAKCGNMKYAFNIFQSLLGKRNLVTCNSMISAYVNCGSHDDAYIIFNSMSETDLTTWNLMVRAYAENDCPAQALSLFLELQAQGMKPDAMTIMSLLPVSAQMASVHLLSQCHGYVVRACLDDLCLKGALLDMYAKCGSIVCAYKLFQSSLHKDLVMFTAMVGGFAMHGRGEEALKVFFHMLDLGVKPDNVIITAVLSACSHAGLVNEGLKIFYSIEEIHGVKPTMEQYACVVDLLARGGRIEDAFSFVSRMPIEANANIWGTLLGACRTHHEVELGRVVADHLFEIEANNIGNYVVMSNLYAAEARWDGVMEVRRMMRTRDIKKPAGCSWIEVERRKNLFMAGDWSHPERSIIYSTLSALDQQMRASLNNTLSMPRFLNAESFCRLAFRFSILLDCSIHDTFVRRSNPICYASFMQAYGVLCCCFRKISNLG, from the exons ATGCTGAAATTTTTTAACGTTTCCGACATAAATCAAAGATGCGCAAGAGCTGTTTGTGGATATGCTTCAACCAGATTTCACAACATAATCAGGAGCTACAGCATACATGTCAGACGTAATGAAACGTTGTATCTTCTCCTTCAAAGTTGTCAAAGTTCGTCTGGGTTTAAACCCAATTACCAAGTATTATCAGCCATTCTCAAATCCTGTGCTGCCCTCTTAGCTATCAACTTTGGGAAAGCTCTTCATGGTTATGTTGTCAAACAAGGCCATCTTTCCTGTCACTCTATCTCTAAAGCACTGCTTAACATGTATGCCAAATGTGCTGCATTGGGTGACTGCAAAACACTTTTTGGTCAAATGGGTTACTCGGATCCTGTCATTTGGAACATTGTCTTATCTGGGTTTTCTGCATCTCGAAATTATGATGCTGAGGTAATGAGGTTGTTTCATGAAATGCGTCTAGATGGGAAGGCTAAACCCACTTCTGTTACCATTGCTATCTTTCTACCTGTGTGTGCTCGGTTAGGAGATTTGCATGCAGGGAAGAGCGTGCACTCTTATGTGATGAAGTCTGGATTGGAAAAAGATGTCCTTGttggaaatgctcttataTCAATGTATTCAAAATGTGGGCTAGTTTCTGGTGATGCCTATGCTGTGTTTAATAGCATTACTGACAAAGATGTCGTTTCATGGAATGCAATAATTGCAGGGTTTGCAGAAAATAGTTTCATAAATGATGCATACAAGTTATTCAGTTGGATGCTCAAAGGACCAGTGGAACCAAATTATGCAACTATTGCAAATATTCTGGCCGTTTGTGCTTCTTTAGATAAAGACGTTGCCTACTGCTCTGGGAGAGAGATCCATTGTTATGTGCTGCGCCGGAATGAATTGGCAGCAGATGTTTCGGTGTGCAATGCTTTGGTAAGTTTCTATTTACAACTTGGACGAATGCAAGAAGCAGAATCCTTGTTCCACAGGATGAAATCAAGAGATTTGGTTTCATGGAATGCAATTATTGCAGGATATGCATCAAATCGTGAGTGGTCAAAAGCATTGGAGTTGTTTGGAAAATTACTCGCTCTGCAGATGATCAGGCCGGATTCTGTAAGTGTAGTCAGCATTCTTCCTGCTTGTGCACATTTACAAAACTTGGAGGTGGGGAAAAAGATCCATGGGTGCATTCTTCGACATCCTAGCCTATTTGAGGCAACAGCGGTTGGAAATGCCATGGTTAGTTTTTATTCAAAATGCTACAAAATAGAAGCAGCTTTCAAGACTtttttgatgattttgagGAGAGATTTGATATCATGGAACACCATGCTAGTTGCCTTCGCAGAGATTGGGCATAGTACAGAGTTCCTCAACCTATTAGATGATATGCTAAGGGACGGCATGAGGCCTGACCATATAACCATCTTGACCATAATACAATTTTGTGCTGCAATTTCGAGAGTAGGAAAGGTTAAAGAAATTCATAGCTACTCAATTAGGGCTGGGTTTTTGTGTAATGATATTGAGCCTACTATTGCAAATGCAATCCTGGATGCATATGCCAAATGTGGTAACATGAAGTATGCATTCAACATTTTTCAGAGTTTATTGGGTAAAAGGAATTTGGTTACTTGCAATTCAATGATTTCAGCTTATGTAAATTGTGGGTCACACGATGATGCATATATCATATTTAACAGCATGTCTGAAACAGATCTCACCACTTGGAATCTAATGGTTCGAGCTTATGCTGAAAATGATTGTCCTGCTCAAGCTCTCAGCCTGTTCCTTGAGTTACAAGCTCAAGGAATGAAGCCTGATGCGATGACCATTATGAGCCTCCTTCCTGTATCTGCTCAAATGGCCTCAGTCCACCTGCTGAGCCAGTGTCATGGATATGTGGTGAGAGCATGTCTTGATGACTTGTGCTTGAAGGGAGCTCTGTTAGATATGTATGCAAAATGTGGTTCCATAGTATGTGCTTATAAGCTTTTCCAGTCAAGCCTGCACAAGGATCTGGTTATGTTTACAGCTATGGTTGGTGGGTTTGCCATGCATGGTAGGGGAGAAGAAGCACTGAAGGTCTTCTTTCATATGCTGGACTTGGGTGTCAAGCCAGATAATGTCATTATTACTGCTGTTTTATCAGCTTGCAGTCATGCTGGCCTGGTGAATGAAGGGTTGAAGATATTTTATTCAATAGAAGAGATTCATGGGGTCAAACCAACAATGGAACAGTATGCTTGTGTGGTGGATCTCCTTGCTAGAGGTGGACGAATTGAGgatgcattttcttttgtgtcgAGGATGCCTATTGAAGCTAATGCTAACATATGGGGAACACTGCTGGGTGCTTGCAGGACTCATCATGAGGTGGAATTGGGCCGTGTTGTGGCAGATcatctatttgaaattgaagctAATAATATTGGGAACTATGTGGTGATGTCAAATCTATATGCAGCAGAAGCTAGATGGGATGGGGTCATGGAGGTAAGAAGGATGATGAGAACTAGAGACATAAAAAAGCCAGCGGGATGCAGCTGGATAGAGGtggagaggaggaagaacCTTTTTATGGCTGGAGACTGGTCCCATCCAGAAAGAAGCATTATCTACAGTACATTAAGCGCATTGGACCAACAAATG AGAGCCAGTTTAAACAATACTTTGTCAATGCCTAGGTTTCTGAATGCAGAATCTTTCTGT AGGTTGGCATTTAGATTCAGCATTCTACTTGACTGCTCCATACATGATACTTTTGTTCGGCGGTCAAACCCAATTTGTTATGCCAGTTTCATGCAAGCATATGGGGTGCTTTGCTGCTGCTTcagaaaaatctcaaatcttGGATAA